The genomic region CACCGTCGGGATCGCTCTACACCACCGACGGATTGATCATGTACGCGATGTTGAAACATCGTCCCAACACCGAAGCGCGTTGGGTGGGCTACGATCATTTCGGCTTTCACGTCACTAGCATGGAAGAAGCCAAACAGCGCGTCACCAAGGCTTTGCCCGATTGCCAATGGGGCCAGCGGCCGCAAGATGGACGCTACGCCGAGTATCGCTTCCTCGACATGAACGGCCACCCCGTAGATGTCTCCGAAGAAGGCTTTCGCACCAGCGGCGACACCACGCCGCCTACAGTGCGCCACGTGACAATCGAAGCATCGGATGTCGCCAAGACCGTGGCTTTTTACAGAGATACATTCGAGATGAAAGAGATCGCC from Deltaproteobacteria bacterium harbors:
- a CDS encoding VOC family protein, which encodes MKGGFKHVALFTKDPDKLLDFYQKHLGFSLIRRSPSGSLYTTDGLIMYAMLKHRPNTEARWVGYDHFGFHVTSMEEAKQRVTKALPDCQWGQRPQDGRYAEYRFLDMNGHPVDVSEEGFRTSGDTTPPTVRHVTIEASDVAKTVAFYRDTFEMKEIARATDDVTLSDGTVAVEFVKKQGSGSCQVRSMGLEVKDPGSVAAGFGEKKSLGNGRFAVKDLDGNTLELAASWQL